The Thermodesulfobacteriota bacterium genome has a window encoding:
- a CDS encoding glycosyltransferase family 4 protein has translation MTSICFVGLDSYPVLNPACGSAYVGGESVQQTLLAREFARQGFSVSMVVTDCGQPAGEIIDGIRVLPCYRPQAGMPGLRFLYPRASGLLAAMARADADIYYQSCAGLPTGLAAWHCRRRGRFFVFRVAHDTDCLPGRQLIRFWRDRRLYEYGLRRSHLVAAQSLTQASWLRQHYGLDSPVVDMVVEIPPEVPRERDIDVLWVNNLRPFKRPELAVELARRLAPARVTMIGGPCLGAEALYQEIAQTAAQVANLDFRGFIPYHQVNAFYGRAKVLVNTSDSEGFPNSFLQAWARGTPVVSFFDPDGLLGRLGLGRRPPDLDGMVAAVSGLLAGGEARAAMGERGRAFVEQHHAPAAVVRRYCRLLAERGARLPGRC, from the coding sequence ATGACCTCCATCTGCTTCGTGGGCCTGGACAGCTATCCGGTCCTCAATCCTGCCTGCGGCAGCGCATACGTCGGCGGCGAATCGGTGCAGCAGACCTTGCTGGCCCGGGAATTCGCGCGCCAGGGCTTCTCCGTCAGCATGGTGGTCACGGACTGCGGCCAGCCCGCAGGCGAGATCATCGACGGCATCCGGGTGCTGCCCTGCTACCGGCCCCAGGCCGGGATGCCGGGCCTGCGCTTCCTTTACCCCCGCGCCAGCGGCCTCCTGGCCGCCATGGCCCGGGCCGATGCCGACATCTACTACCAGTCCTGCGCCGGCCTGCCCACTGGCCTTGCCGCCTGGCATTGCCGCCGCCGGGGCCGCTTCTTCGTTTTCCGGGTCGCCCATGACACCGACTGCCTGCCCGGCCGCCAGCTCATCCGGTTCTGGCGGGACAGAAGGCTCTACGAGTACGGCCTGCGGCGCAGCCACCTGGTGGCAGCCCAGAGCCTGACCCAGGCCAGCTGGCTGCGGCAGCACTATGGCCTGGACAGCCCGGTGGTGGACATGGTGGTGGAGATCCCGCCGGAGGTCCCCCGGGAAAGGGATATCGATGTCCTGTGGGTGAACAACCTCCGGCCGTTCAAGCGGCCGGAGCTGGCGGTGGAACTGGCCCGCCGCCTGGCCCCGGCCCGGGTGACCATGATCGGCGGCCCCTGCCTGGGGGCGGAGGCCCTCTACCAGGAGATCGCCCAGACCGCGGCCCAGGTGGCCAACCTGGATTTTCGGGGCTTCATCCCCTACCACCAGGTGAATGCCTTCTACGGCCGGGCCAAGGTCCTGGTCAACACCTCGGACAGCGAAGGCTTCCCCAACTCCTTTCTCCAGGCCTGGGCCCGGGGGACGCCGGTCGTCTCCTTCTTTGACCCGGACGGCCTTCTGGGGCGCCTGGGCCTGGGCCGCCGGCCTCCCGACCTGGACGGCATGGTGGCAGCCGTTTCCGGGCTGCTGGCCGGCGGCGAGGCCCGCGCCGCCATGGGCGAGCGGGGCCGGGCCTTTGTCGAGCAGCACCACGCGCCGGCCGCGGTGGTCCGCCGGTATTGCCGGCTCCTTGCCGAGCGTGGCGCCCGCCTTCCCGGGAGGTGCTGA
- a CDS encoding glycosyltransferase, with the protein MPRTRVLFLIPSLAACGAEAQLVTLVNGLDPDRFAKTLVTFEPESDLLPRVRQPEVTVIRLERRRWLDRGLARSIAEVIDQKAVDVVHTTLQIALLHGWLASRRSRRRPRLVNTIHTTRNRDLKGEVSQRLLWGPLQRACSRVVFVSERQAEHWLSRYPGLKERSRVIRNGVDPQHFAPESWRQAGRSLRSRLGISREALVVGCLAAFRPEKGHQLLLKAFAGLPEDAVLLLAGSGQCLPEVQAAASRLGLGARAHFLGRIEEVRPVLAACDLTVLASTAVETFSMAMLESLSMAVPVVATDIGGAAEAVLPGRTGALVPAGDAAALRQALLALGTDRQRVRHMGAAGRQLVLERFTHARMIQAFATVLKRHQDGSPWLPLAGHTLPPAR; encoded by the coding sequence ATGCCGCGGACCCGGGTGCTGTTTCTCATCCCCTCCCTCGCCGCCTGCGGAGCCGAGGCCCAGCTGGTCACCCTGGTCAACGGCCTGGATCCGGACCGCTTCGCCAAGACCCTGGTGACCTTCGAGCCGGAAAGCGACCTCCTGCCCAGGGTCCGGCAGCCGGAGGTGACGGTGATCCGCCTTGAACGGCGGCGCTGGCTGGATCGGGGCCTGGCCCGGAGCATCGCTGAGGTGATCGACCAGAAGGCCGTGGATGTCGTGCACACCACCCTGCAGATCGCCCTGCTTCACGGCTGGCTGGCCAGCCGTCGCAGCCGGCGGCGACCCCGGCTGGTCAACACCATCCACACCACCAGAAATCGGGACCTCAAGGGGGAGGTCAGCCAACGACTGCTCTGGGGCCCCCTGCAGCGAGCCTGCAGCCGGGTGGTCTTCGTCAGTGAGCGCCAGGCCGAACATTGGCTGAGCCGCTACCCTGGCCTCAAAGAGCGAAGCAGAGTGATCCGCAACGGCGTTGACCCGCAGCACTTCGCTCCCGAATCCTGGCGTCAGGCCGGCCGGTCGCTGCGATCTCGACTGGGGATTTCCCGGGAGGCCCTGGTCGTGGGCTGCCTGGCAGCCTTTCGGCCAGAAAAGGGCCATCAGCTTCTCCTGAAGGCCTTTGCCGGCCTGCCGGAGGATGCGGTCCTGCTCCTGGCCGGGAGTGGCCAGTGTCTGCCGGAGGTCCAGGCGGCGGCCAGCCGGCTGGGCCTGGGTGCCCGAGCTCATTTTCTGGGTCGGATCGAGGAGGTGCGGCCGGTACTGGCAGCCTGCGATCTGACCGTTCTGGCCTCGACTGCCGTGGAAACCTTCTCCATGGCGATGCTGGAATCCCTGTCCATGGCCGTGCCGGTGGTAGCCACTGACATCGGTGGCGCCGCGGAGGCGGTTCTTCCTGGCCGAACCGGGGCGCTGGTACCGGCCGGGGATGCCGCCGCCTTGCGGCAGGCCCTGCTGGCGCTGGGGACGGATCGGCAGCGCGTGCGACACATGGGAGCCGCCGGCCGGCAGCTGGTGCTGGAGCGCTTCACCCACGCGCGCATGATCCAGGCCTTTGCCACTGTGCTGAAGCGCCATCAGGATGGCAGCCCGTGGCTGCCGCTTGCCGGCCACACCCTCCCGCCTGCCCGGTGA